In Oryza sativa Japonica Group chromosome 2, ASM3414082v1, the following are encoded in one genomic region:
- the LOC4328985 gene encoding uncharacterized protein gives MASRAVEGEGEGEEEGEGKGNLANAPEDSHKHCQGEELEAGQSCKINYQDIMDKCGIEISEKRRRRWSTKEDESLIQMINIYGHNNWETVARAIPGRNAQQCRVRWKFNLDPAISKQAWSREEELRLIHVQQIFGNKWCRMAEHFTGRTSAAIKEHWRGPMKRKLNSYLASGLLKKSPGLPENLSVSQSSDSNILQQCDVSSDENKLLSDLRPSLKSKEGVSSKCDGSSSDNQLLSDLRASLKSKGASSKCDGSSGDNQLLSDLRASLKSKGASSKCDGSSGDNQLLSDLRASLKSKGASSKCDGSSDENKLLSDLRACLKSKQGASSKCDGSSGENQLLSDLQASLMSKQRTSSKYKQGASSKYKQGASSKSKQGTSSKSKQGFIDLCENTDTSEGESSELICTERPDPDSGEASQRIRDRLNWRKRARKKLVFLSSPVELKVSAVAESERHLQESKEMSPEVNIVSPPAVLQGFSPEVPSVCEKIVEPPLADFNQAKNVCSLETSSDPCTLEQHLANVSDLLDMSYIDGLMIIPPSGCPYDGDFI, from the exons ATGGCGAGCAGAGCAgtggagggggaaggggagggggaggaggagggggaggggaagggtaacctg GCTAATGCACCGGAAGACAGTCACAAGCATTGCCAAGGAGAAGAATTAGAAG CTGGCCAGTCTTGCAAGATAAATTATCAAGACATCATGGACAAGTGCGGTATTGAAATATCTGAAAAAAGAAGGCGGCGATGGTCAACAA AGGAGGATGAGTCACTTATTCAAATGATTAACATATATGGGCATAACAACTGGGAAACTGTTGCACGCGCTATACCTGGTCGAAATGCACAACAATGCAGAGTAAG GTGGAAATTCAATCTAGACCCTGCAATCAGCAAACAGGCGTGGTCACGAGAGGAGGAGCTAAGATTGATTCATGTCCAACAAATTTTTGGAAATAAGTGGTGTAGAATGGCTGAACATTTCACAGGGAG GACAAGTGCTGCAATCAAAGAACACTGGAGAGGTcctatgaaaagaaaattaaattcGTATTTAGCTTCAGGATTGCTCAAAAAATCTCCTGGTCTGCCTGAAAATCTATCAGTTTCGCAGAGTAGTGACTCAAATATTCTTCAGCAGTGTGATGTTTCATCTGATGAGAATAAACTGTTATCAGATTTACGACCAAGCCTAAAATCTAAAGAAGGGGTGAGCTCAAAATGTGATGGTTCATCTTCTGATAATCAACTGTTATCAGATTTACGAGCAAGCCTAAAATCTAAAGGGGCAAGCTCAAAGTGTGATGGTTCATctggtgataatcaactgttATCAGATTTACGAGCAAGCCTAAAATCTAAAGGGGCAAGCTCAAAGTGTGATGGTTCATctggtgataatcaactgttATCAGATTTACGAGCAAGCTTAAAATCTAAAGGGGCAAGCTCAAAATGTGATGGTTCATCTGATGAGAATAAACTATTATCAGATTTACGAGCATGCTTAAAATCTAAACAAGGGGCAAGCTCAAAATGTGATGGTTCATCTGGTGAGAATCAGTTGTTATCAGATTTACAAGCAAGTTTAATGTCTAAACAAAGAACAAGCTCAAAATATAAACAAGGGGCAAGCTCCAAATATAAACAAGGGGCAAGCTCCAAATCTAAACAAGGGACAAGCTCAAAGTCTAAACAAGGGTTCATAGACCTATGTGAAAATACTGATACATCAGAAGGAGAAAGTTCTGAGTTGATATGTACAGAAAGACCAGATCCTGATTCAGGTGAAGCTTCTCAGAGGATAAGGGATAGATTGAATTGGCGTAAAAGAGCAAGGAAGAAGCTGGTTTTCCTGTCAAGCCCGGTGGAGCTCAAGGTGTCTGCTGTGGCAGAATCTGAAAGGCACTTACAGGAAAGTAAAGAAATGAGTCCAGAAGTTAACATCGTTTCTCCACCAGCTGTACTCCAAGGTTTTTCACCAGAAGTTCCATCAGTATGTGAAAAGATTGTCGAACCACCACTGGCTGATTTCAACCAAGCTAAGAATGTTTGTTCTTTGGAGACCTCCTCAGACCCATGCACACTGGAGCAACATCTGGCGAATGTCTCAGATCTTCTAGACATGTCATACATCGATGGCTTGATGATCATTCCTCCTTCAGGTTGCCCATACGATGGTGATTTCATATGA
- the LOC136355059 gene encoding uncharacterized protein: MAKISPLHKVIDDGRWAAERLLGRLIILAHAAFLDAGFVAAADAAADQENSVRLPSEVGRTAAALPLRYAAPQLLHRPDAAAAAVALKLRVHGRRHLVFYVRVDGLADLWVAEEDAYCFCVDALAAARLLAGGLDATARALRRDPALGALWGALTDGLVRRALADLCARSGVPLGRTLLSLPTDAMAAILSRLEDGEDLMVVECTCTALRRLVAELDAVLWKPMYEDVVDARRFAGVVRADDESPEMSWKERFTAAIHRPIPINIGPHAATVNLAWLLDLEAAIVEMWHNDHVPVPPQHPVVPLSDDDRSDSPELPPESVPRRRRRQWRAMPRDFSHGRALVHGGHNNQRRGGAGAVHSPSSRYRWSRR; this comes from the coding sequence atggccaagaTCTCTCCCCTCCACAAGGTTATCGACGACGGCCGGTGGGCCGCCGAGCGCCTCCTTGGCCGCCTCATCATCCTCGCCCACGCCGCCTTCCTCGACGCCGGTttcgtggccgccgccgacgccgccgccgaccaagAAAACTCCGTCAGGCTCCCGTCGGAGGTGGGGAGGACGGCCGCCGCGCTCCCGCTCAGGTACGCCGCGCCGCAGCTGCTGCACCGGccggacgcggccgccgccgccgtcgcgctcaagCTGCGCGTCCACGGGCGGCGCCACCTCGTCTTCTACGTGCGCGTCGACGGGCTCGCGGATCTgtgggtggcggaggaggacgcgTACTGCTTCTGCGTggacgcgctcgccgccgcgcggctcCTCGCCGGCGGGCTGGACGCCACGGCGCGCGCGCTGAGGCGCGACCCGGCGCTGGGCGCGCTCTGGGGCGCGCTCACCGACGGGCTCGTCCGGCGCGCCCTCGCCGACCTGTGCGCCAGGAGCGGCGTGCCGCTGGGCCGCACCCTCCTGTCGCTCCCCAccgacgccatggccgccatccTGTCGAGGCTCGAGGATGGCGAGGACCTCATGGTGGTGGAGTGCACCTGCACCGCGCTCCGGCGCCTCGTCGCCGAGCTCGACGCCGTGCTCTGGAAGCCCATGTACGAGGACGTGGTAGACGCGCGGCGGTTCGCCGGAGTCGTCCGCGCCGACGACGAATCGCCGGAGATGAGCTGGAAGGAGAGGTTCACGGCGGCGATCCATCGACCTATACCTATTAATATCGGACCTCATGCAGCCACGGTGAACCTCGCATGGCTGCTCGATTTGGAGGCGGCAATTGTTGAAATGTGGCACAATGATCATGTTCCAGTTCCACCTCAACATCCAGTCGTCCCTCTCTCCGACGACGACCGCTCCGACTCGCCGGAGCTGCCGCCGGAGAGTGTCcctcgtcggaggaggaggcagtggAGAGCAATGCCGAGGGACTTCAGCCATGGCCGTGCACTGGTTCATGGTGGACACAATAAccagcggcgtggcggcgccggcgcggttcACTCGCCGTCTTCCCGCTACCGATGGAGCCGCCGCTGA
- the LOC107275993 gene encoding probable indole-3-pyruvate monooxygenase YUCCA10: MEEVVVLIIGAGPAGLATAACLTLQHVAYAIIERESCTASLWRHRTYDRLKLHLAKEFCELPHMAYPSGTPTYVPRESFVEYLDSYTDRFGIQPRYDTSVESATYDQGKKHWAVLAQDTDTGVVARLTARFLIMATGEKSAASIPLVPGLAGFEGEAIHSSAYKSGNGYTGKSVLVVGAGNSGMEIAYDLATHGAHTSIVVRSPVHIMTKELIRFGMTMVQNLGLSVTIVDPLLVMAAKLIFWDLSKHGIMRPKMGPLLLKSQTGKSAVIDVGTAKLITRGVIDVLEGILKINANNVEFHCGRQIPFDAIVFATGYKSTVNTWLKNGESMFRNDGFPKKKFPNHWRGENGLYCAGFARRGLVSIAMDAKNIVDDIRATMYQVSC; encoded by the exons ATGGAGGAGGTGGTTGTTCTCATCATCGGTGCGGGGCCGGCAGGCCTAGCGACGGCAGCATGCCTCACATTGCAACATGTCGCCTATGCCATTATTGAGCGTGAGTCATGCACCGCATCGTTATGGCGCCACCGTACCTATGACCGCCTCAAATTGCACCTCGCCAAGGAATTCTGCGAGTTGCCACACATGGCGTATCCCTCTGGCACGCCGACATACGTCCCCAGGGAGAGTTTTGTGGAATACCTAGACAGCTACACTGACCGATTTGGGATCCAACCAAGGTACGATACCTCTGTCGAGTCAGCAACATATGATCAAGGAAAGAAGCATTGGGCTGTGCTAGCACAGGACACTGACACCGGTGTTGTAGCAAGACTCACTGCACGGTTCCTCATCATGGCCACCGGTGAGAAAAGCGCAGCAAGCATTCCACTAGTCCCTGGCCTCGCCGGGTTCGAGGGAGAAGCTATCCACTCATCAGCGTACAAATCCGGGAATGGCTATACTGGGAAGAGTGTGCTTGTTGTTGGTGCCGGGAACTCTGGCATGGAGATCGCCTACGACCTTGCCACACATGGCGCCCACACCTCCATAGTTGTTCGCAGCCCG GTACACATAATGACAAAAGAACTAATACGTTTTGGGATGACAATGGTGCAAAATCTAGGCCTATCAGTGACAATTGTGGACCCTCTTCTTGTAATGGCAGCAAAATTAATTTTTTGGGACTTGTCAAAGCATGGAATTATGAGGCCTAAAATGGGCCCTCTCTTACTGAAGTCACAAACTGGCAAATCTGCTGTCATTGATGTCGGCACTGCAAAATTAATCACTAGAGGAGTTATCGAC GTGCTCGAAGGAATATTGAAGATAAATGCAAACAATGTTGAATTTCATTGTGGGAGGCAAATTCCATTTGATGCCATTGTGTTTGCCACGGGCTACAAAAGCACAGTTAATACATGGCTAAAG AATGGTGAAAGCATGTTTAGAAATGATGGTTTTCCCAAGAAAAAATTTCCAAATCATTGGAGAGGTGAAAATGGGCTCTATTGTGCTGGGTTTGCAAGGAGAGGATTGGTCAGTATTGCCATGGATGCCAAGAATATTGTTGATGACATCAGAGCCACCATGTATCAAGTGTCTTGCTAA
- the LOC4328986 gene encoding rop guanine nucleotide exchange factor 10, protein MVRFLRRHSLDKNSAQFHRQLSHDSSSSSSDTADMHEPHGNGSGGTPPLPNGRAAAAGAPRSRFGRDGPPSDLDVMKERFAKLLLGEDMSGTGKGVSSALALSNAITNLAASVFGEHRKLEPMAPDTKERWKKEVGWLLSVTDHIVEFVPTRQTAENGTTMEIMSTAQRRDLQMNVPALRKLDAMLIGYMDNFVDQSEFWYEKGGDNKRDDDKWWMPTVKVPAEGLSEVTRKWLQYQKECVNQVLKAAMAINAQVLVEMEIPEVYIESLPKKGKTSLGDAIYRSITDEEFDPIEFLEGVDLSTEHKVLDLKNRIEASTIIWKRKMQTKQEAKSSWGSIISFEKREQFEERAETILHLLKLQFPGTPQSQLDISKIQYNRDVGYAILESYSRVLESLAYSVMSRIEDVLGADAAAQNLTATEAARRLMDGDAAARKLDAMEELEKLNEAPASMTLYDFMGWHFDQDELMRKKEEGTLDEAGEAKLKKAPSLAPKKFSYVDSLSAGGMRSPSARH, encoded by the exons ATGGTGCGGTTCCTCCGGCGCCATAGCCTCGACAAGAACAGCGCGCAGTTCCATCGCCAGCTGAGCcacgacagcagcagcagcagcagcgacacCGCCGACATGCACGAGCCTCACGGCAATGGCAGCGGGGGCACTCCCCCGCTGCCCAAcgggagagccgccgccgcaggcgcgCCGCGCTCCCGCTTCGGCCGCGACGGGCCGCCCTCCG ATTTGGACGTGATGAAGGAGAGGTTCGCGAAGCTCCTGCTGGGCGAGGACATGTCCGGCACCGGCAAGGGCGTGTCGTCGGCGCTGGCGCTGTCGAATGCGATCACGAACCTGGCGGCGTCCGTGTTCGGCGAGCACCGCAAGCTGGAGCCCATGGCGCCGGACACCAAGGAGCGGTGGAAGAAGGAGGTCGGGTGGCTCCTCTCCGTCACCGACCACATCGTCGAGTTCGTCCCCACCCGCCAGACCGCCGAGAACGGCACCACCATGGAGATCATGTCCACCGCCCAGCGCCGCGACCTCCAGATGAACGTCCCCGCCCTCCGCAAGCTCGACGCCATGCTCATC GGGTACATGGACAACTTCGTGGACCAGAGCGAGTTCTGGTACGAGAAGGGAGGGGACAACAAGAGGGACGACGACAAGTGGTGGATGCCGACGGTGAAGGTGCCGGCGGAGGGGCTATCGGAGGTGACGAGGAAGTGGCTGCAGTACCAGAAGGAGTGCGTGAACCAGGTGCTGaaggcggccatggcgatcAACGCGCAGGTGCTGGTGGAGATGGAGATCCCGGAGGTGTACATCGAGTCGCTGCCCAAGAAGGGCAAGACCAGCCTCGGCGACGCCATCTACCGGAGCATCACCGACGAGGAGTTCGACCCGATCGAGTTCCTGGAAGGCGTGGACCTGTCCACGGAGCACAAGGTGCTCGACCTCAAGAACCGCATCGAGGCGTCCACCATCATCTGGAAGCGCAAGATGCAGACCAAGCAGGAGGCCAAGTCGTCGTGGGGCTCCATCATCAGCTTCGAGAAGCGCGAGCAGTTCGAGGAGCGCGCCGAGACCATCCTCCACCTCCTCAAGCTCCAGTTCCCCGGCACCCCTCAGTCCCAGCTCGACATCTCCAAGATCCAATACAACCGG GACGTGGGGTACGCGATACTGGAGAGCTACTCGAGGGTGCTGGAGAGCCTGGCGTACAGCGTGATGTCGAGGATAGAGGACGTGCTGggggcggacgcggcggcgcagaacctgacggcgacggaggcggcgaggaggctgatggacggggacgcggcggcgaggaagctgGACGCCATGGAGGAGCTGGAGAAGCTCAACGAGGCGCCGGCGTCCATGACGCTCTACGACTTCATGGGGTGGCACTTCGACCAGGACGAGCTCATGAGGAAGAAGGAGGAAGGCACcctcgacgaggccggcgaggccAAGCTCAAGAAGGCCCCCAGCCTCGCCCCCAAGAAGTTCTCCTACGTCGACAGCCTCTCCGCCGGCGGCATGAGGAGCCCCTCCGCGCGCCACTga